The sequence GGAAGCAGTCACTGGCGTGACGCTGCTGGCCGCCGACGTCACCAGCGAAATCGACGTCCGGGCAGCGATCGACACCGTCACCGACACCGCTCCCCCACTGCGTGCCACGATCAACTGTGCAGGCGTCGGGTGGGCAGCACGCATCCTCGGCAAGGACGGCCCACACGATCTGAGCCTCTTCCAGAAGATCATCAACATCAATCTGGTCGGCACGTTCAACGTGATGCGCCTGGCCGCCGAACGAATGGCAGCCGAGCCGACCGTCGATCACGACGGTCAGCGCGGCGTGATCATCAACACGGCTTCCGTCGCAGCGTTCGAAGGGCAGATCGGCCAGATCGCCTATGCCGCCTCCAAGGGCGGTGTGCATGCGATGACCATTTCGGCGGCCCGCGACCTGGCCCGGGCCGGAGTCCGGGTGTGCACCATCGCCCCTGGCACCATCAAGACCCCCATGCTGGCGGGCGTGACGCCCGAATTCCAGCAGAC is a genomic window of Gordonia sp. SID5947 containing:
- a CDS encoding SDR family NAD(P)-dependent oxidoreductase, yielding MDVAGSSVLVTGAASGLGAATAARFAGAGAQVFGLDLQPAIDKAEAVTGVTLLAADVTSEIDVRAAIDTVTDTAPPLRATINCAGVGWAARILGKDGPHDLSLFQKIININLVGTFNVMRLAAERMAAEPTVDHDGQRGVIINTASVAAFEGQIGQIAYAASKGGVHAMTISAARDLARAGVRVCTIAPGTIKTPMLAGVTPEFQQTLAEAIPFPRRLGDPDEYAQLAQMIVEHNYLNGETIRMDGAIRMAPR